A region from the Patagioenas fasciata isolate bPatFas1 chromosome 27, bPatFas1.hap1, whole genome shotgun sequence genome encodes:
- the NDUFA11 gene encoding NADH dehydrogenase [ubiquinone] 1 alpha subcomplex subunit 11, with protein MAGYWDGPEGEDCPRRTWLTTRLGAAAGLVGTAYRIILLQPGSALAALQMAATDTVTMATLGAVFGATTCLTAQIREKPDDPLNYFIGGCATGMVLGARAHSYMTGCTACLGFGITAALMKIGNKEGWRLTGPPKL; from the exons ATGGCGGGGTACTGGGACGGCCCCGAGGGCGAGGACTGTCCCCGCCGCACCTGGCTCACCACCCGGCTCGGCGCCGCCGCGG GCTTGGTGGGGACGGCGTACCGGATCATCCTGCTGCAGCCCGGCTCGGCACTGGCCGCCTTGCAGATGGCAGCGACAGACACGGTGACCATGG CCACGCTGGGAGCCGTGTTCGGCGCCACGACCTGTCTGACCGCCCAGATCCGCGAGAAGCCGGACGACCCCTTGAACTATTTCATAGGAGGCTGCGCAACGGGAATGGTCTTGGGTGCAAGAG CTCACAGTTACATGACGGGCTGCACGGCGTGTCTGGGCTTCGGAATCACGGCTGCGCTCATGAAGATCGGTAACAAGGAGGGCTGGAGGCTGACGGGCCCTCCCAAGCTGTGA
- the KLHL33 gene encoding kelch-like protein 33: MWVAEGPAPAQWTLRDGAHAGQFLTTADQLRTAGQLVDVAVGPEGDVAHAVVLASISSFFLHFLEGRTRDLRQEPLPHVPLPPGATLRGWRAVLAFAYGGTVPHGQDQEVQEAAQALGAPRVVAACGQRLESDPQDRGPEPLEEQWETLRAMERLHASGLGCDLQLRAGDEVIPVQRLALSCSCDFFRGLFTCPMREATHDPAAPLATGLSPAELRLLLSFAYTGAVAGPWSAILEAAETSLHYQAWGLLTLCMDVFTHGLTPETVPDVLAFAGAYGLAQVGRVAEDYILATFPSVMATPAFLDLPAHLLIRLLRSDSLNVLNELEALEAASRWLMANGDDQEDLAKEVLSSVRFTLMSGRELKKIPSVTAGVADPKILRELVIASLTPVAQLPCRVRSLQEVLVVCGGDKLTNNLAARKPSRHLWFAHRYLSAVGLVKQVEWRALGDFPDGPRFRHAVAVVGNSLYVLGGKRYYGVHDTLASVYRYQPMDGSWERLASMTCGRSYFAAVALGEVIYALGGSSGDLYCTDTVECYDVAQDTWRRCWPLPMALCGHAACALDGALYVSGGCDEASQCQAALLRYAPGRPAMVLAPMNGQRAGHVMEEAGGHLYVAGGLCQRDGQMGYRDQLAFEVYSPKLDTWVLLSPLPQAHVVGGAAVLGGELLVLGGYSHETYRDTHLIHAYQPGSRHWITRGTLPHAYTDLQACVLTVPPALRGPNCLEDTSRSHDTPNNT; the protein is encoded by the exons ATGTGGGTTGCAGAGGGACCGGCCCCAGCCCAGTGGACCCTGCGGGACGGGGCCCACGCGGGACAGTTCCTGACCACGGCCGACCAGCTCCGCACCGCGGGACAGCTGGTGGATGTGGCTGTGGGCCCGGAGGGTGACGTGGCCCATGCTGTGGTCCTGGCCTCCATCAGCTCCTTCTTCCTCCACTTCCTGGAGGGCAGGACCAGAGACCTGCGCCAGGAACCCCTgccccacgtccccctgccccccGGGGCCACGCTGCGGGGCTGGCGGGCCGTGCTCGCCTTCGCCTATGGGGGCACAGTGCCCCACGGCCAGGATCAGGAGGTGCAGGAGGCTGCCCAGGCCCTGGGGGCCCCTCGGGTGGTGGCTGCCTGTGGCCAGCGGCTGGAGAGCGACCCCCAGGACAGGGGTCCCGAGCCCTTGGAGGAGCAGTGGGAGACACTAAGAGCCATGGAGCGACTCCACGCCAGCGGCCTGGGCTGCgacctgcagctccgggcaggggACGAGGTGATCCCAG TCCAGCGCCTGGCCCTGAGCTGCTCCTGTGACTTCTTCCGCGGTCTCTTCACTTGCCCCATGCGGGAGGCCacccacgaccccgccgccccgctGGCCACGGGGCTGTCCCCGGCCGAGCTgcgcctcctcctctccttcgcCTACACAGGGGCCGTGGCCGGGCCCTGGTCCGCGATCCTGGAGGCAGCCGAGACTTCCCTGCACTACCAGGCCTGGGGGCTCCTCACCCTCTGCATGGATGTTTTCACCCATGGCCTGACCCCAGAAACTGTCCCGGATGTGTTGGCCTTCGCTGGGGCTTATGGGCTGGCCCAGGTGGGCCGTGTAGCAGAGGACTACATCTTGGCCACCTTCCCCAGCGTGATGGCCACACCAGCCTTTCTGGATCTTCCTGCACACCTTCTCATCCGCCTTCTCCGCTCCGATAGTCTCAATGTTCTCAATGAACTGGAGGCGTTGGAAGCAGCATCCCGGTGGCTTATGGCTAATGGAGATGACCAAGAAGATCTAGCCAAGGAAGTCCTGTCATCTGTTCGCTTTACCCTCATGTCTGGCCGGGAGCTGAAGAAGATCCCATCAGTGACTGCAGGGGTCGCTGACCCAAAGATTCTCCGTGAGCTTGTGATAGCAAGTTTGACCCCTGTGGCCCAGCTGCCATGCCGGGTGCGTTCCTTGCAAGAGGTGCTGGTGGTTTGTGGTGGAGACAAACTGACAAACAACCTGGCTGCCCGGAAGCCCAGCAGACACCTCTGGTTTGCTCACCGCTACCTcagtgctgtggggctggtgaaGCAGGTGGAGTGGCGGGCACTGGGGGACTTCCCTGATGGCCCACGCTTCCGCCATGCTGTGGCCGTGGTGGGCAACAGCCTCTACGTCCTGGGTGGAAAGCGCTACTACGGGGTTCATGACACCCTGGCCAGTGTCTACAG GTATCAGCCTATGGACGGTTCCTGGGAGCGCTTGGCCAGCATGACCTGTGGACGGAGCTACTTTGCTGCTGTGGCACTTGGGGAGGTCATCTATGCCCTGGGGGGCAGCTCGGGGGACCTCTACTGCACAGACACCGTGGAGTGCTATGACGTGGCCCAAGACACCTGGAG GCGGTGCTGGCCCCTGCCGATGGCTCTGTGCGGGCACGCGGCGTGTGCCCTGGATGGTGCGCTCTACGTGTCGGGGGGGTGTGACGAGGCGTCCCAGTGCCAGGCGGCCCTGCTGCGCTACGCCCCAGGTCGGCCTGCCATGGTTCTGGCCCCCATGAACGGCCAGCGAGCTGGGCACGTCATGGAGGAGGCGGGTGGGCATCTCTATGTGGCTGGAGGGCTTTGCCAACGGGATGGGCAGATGGGCTACAGGGACCAGCTGGCCTTTGAGGTTTACAGCCCCAAGCTGGACACCTGGGTTCTTCTCAGCCCCCTGCCCCAGGCCCATGTGGTTGGGGgtgcagctgtgctggggggagAACTGCTGGTACTGGGAGGGTACAGTCATGAGACCTACCGGGACACGCACCTGATCCACGCCTACCAGCCGGGCAGCCGGCACTGGATCACCCGCGGCACCTTGCCCCACGCCTATACTGACCTCCAAGCTTGTGTCCTCACTGTACCTCCTGCCTTGCGTGGCCCCAACTGCCTTGAAGACACCTCCAGATCACATGACACCCCCAATAATACTTAG
- the GP1BA gene encoding LOW QUALITY PROTEIN: platelet glycoprotein Ib alpha chain (The sequence of the model RefSeq protein was modified relative to this genomic sequence to represent the inferred CDS: inserted 2 bases in 1 codon): protein MLQLPRSSPEEPSLLFLARQKXIPRLLLKELIEAMRVPVLLLLIPLVLLPPARAADPGLPCSSEMNKVKDLLEVNCTGQALSTVPTDLPADTGILLLNANNLVSLSTAAFLPLTQLQDLDLSDNGLAALYTGPLLPSLRELILSHNALGALPALQGLPALTRLAVAHNSLAALAPGAFRIVPQLQDLDLRGNQLRTLPLEAFAGLRKLKDLDLSDNLLEELPRELLQDLQRLETLWLSGNHLRTLPTDFFPEGHLFAYVFLTENPWHCDCDLRYLRDWIRENEGSVYQPERGLEKTKVELAPEKVLCHSPPEHQRKPVIRFKPNCGNVGDADEEEYEYDDGEETMEKTAAVTSPPHPPTPTEHTTLPHVATWPPPTTARPLSTLAPSTSAPTPASTRAPSTTTPAPPSPTITPTPTPSTATILITAPTSTPHRLTTLVSTTSPPSTVSTRPPSTSSHPQTRLATSTTNTYTTLMGSTGAFFTTSVAAPSTATLETSSIVGSSSPPLTSTTPVVSTTMLSTHAPMPPASLNTTQPSPSPPPAPLPLCPCSIPAPVLPVLRSWAGAEGPQGGQWVLRHCCLLHWVLYLASLVLLGMTLLALVGWLIWMCLVGRSSWHQSLQSQEVRDPLLRWKESAGSPAMHLSSFKNPLQHHRFCTIKEVELCPEVITSYTYCTIKDMGVRCSPPAGSSFCTTKELWVHHSPPKASVTNLSSLRTPSAYSLDRGVEAIGDVRVKYAGSTL from the coding sequence GCCATGCGGgtccctgtcctgctcctgctcatCCCCCTGGTCCTGCTGCCACCAGCCCGTGCTGCTGACCCTGGCCTGCCCTGCTCATCGGAGATGAACAAGGTCAAGGACCTCCTGGAGGTGAACTGCACAGGGCAGGCTCTCAGCACAGTGCCCACAGACCTTCCTGCGGACACAGGCATCCTGCTGCTCAATGCCAACAACCTTGTGTCCCTCTCCACCGCCGCCTTCCTGCCCCTCACCCAGCTGCAGGACCTCGACCTGTCTGACAACGGGCTGGCGGCTCTGTACACCGGGCCCCTGCTGCCGTCCCTGCGGGAGCTGATCCTGTCCCACAACGCGCTGGgcgccctgcctgccctgcaagGCCTGCCCGCCCTCACCCGCCTGGCCGTGGCCCACAACAGCCTGGCTGCGCTGGCCCCGGGCGCTTTCCGCATTGTGCCGCAGCTGCAGGACCTGGACCTGCGAGGGAACCAGCTGCGGACGCTGCCCCTGGAGGCCTTTGCGGGGCTGAGGAAGCTCAAGGACTTGGACCTCTCGGACAACCTCCTGGAGGAgctccccagggagctgctgcaagaTCTGCAAAGGCTGGAGACCCTCTGGCTGTCAGGAAACCACCTGCGGACCCTGCCCACCGACTTTTTTCCCGAGGGGCACCTCTTCGCCTATGTCTTCCTCACGGAGAACCCCTGGCACTGCGACTGTGACCTGCGCTACCTGCGGGACTGGATCAGGGAGAACGAGGGCAGTGTCTATCAGCCAGAGCGGGGCCTGGAGAAGACAAAGGTAGAGCTTGCCCCTGAGAAGGTGCTGTGCCACAGCCCCCCCGAGCACCAGCGCAAGCCTGTTATCCGCTTCAAGCCCAACTGCGGCAATGTGGGGGATGCGGATGAGGAAGAGTATGAATATGATGATGGGGAAGAAACTATGGAGAAAactgctgctgtcacctccccaccACATCCACCCACCCCCACAGAGCACACTACCCTGCCCCATGTTGCTACCTGGCCTCCCCCCACTACTGCACGACCTCTCTCCACCCTTGCCCCAAGCACTTCAGCTCCTACACCTGCAAGCACCAGAGCTCCCAGTACCACCACCCCTGCACCACCCAGTCCCACCATCACACCCACACCAACCCCCAGCACTGCCACCATTCTCATCACTGCTCCCACCAGCACCCCGCACAGACTCACCACCCTCGTCTCCACCACCTCACCACCAAGCACGGTGAGCACCAGacctcccagcaccagcagccatcCCCAAACCAGGCTTGCCACCAGCACTACCAACACTTACACCACCCTCATGGGGTCCACTGGAGCATTTTTCACCACCTCCGTGGCAGCACCTTCTACTGCCACTCTAGAGACCTCTTCCATTGTTGGATCTTCATCTCCTCCCCTGACATCGACTACACCGGTGGTCTCCACCACTATGCTTTCCACTCATGCCCCAATGCCACCAGCTTCCCTGAACACCACCcagccttccccttcccctccaccTGCACCTCTCCCCCTCTGTCCATGTTCCATCCCAGCACCAGTCTTACCTGTCCTGCGCTCATGGGCGGGTGCGGAGGGTCCACAGGGCGGGCAGTGGGTGCTGAGGCACTGCTGCCTGTTGCACTGGGTGCTCTACCTGGCCTCCTTGGTTCTGCTGGGCATGACCCTGCTGGCTCTGGTGGGTTGGTTGATTTGGATGTGTCTGGTGGGACGGTCCTCCTGGCACCAGTCCCTGCAAAGCCAGGAGGTGCGGGATCCGCTGCTGAGGTGGAAGGAGTCAGCAGGAAGCCCTGCGATGCATCTCAGCAGCTTCAAAAACCCCCTCCAGCACCACAGGTTCTGTACCATCAAGGAAGTGGAGTTGTGCCCTGAGGTCATTACATCCTACACTTACTGCACGATTAAAGACATGGGGGTACGGTGCAGTCCTCCTGCAGGTTCCTCCTTCTGCACTACGAAGGAGCTGTGGGTCCACCATAGTCCTCCAAAGGCTTCGGTCACAAACCTCAGCTCCCTCAGGACCCCTTCTGCTTATAGTCTGGACAGGGGTGTCGAGGCCATCGGTGATGTCAGAGTGAAATATGCTGGCAGCACCTTGTAA